The window TTCACTGGAGGAAGTGGCTTGCAAGGAAGCTTGGGAGGAGTGTGGCTACCACTTAGCCCCCTCTGATCTGCGCCGGGTAGCCACGTACCGGTGAGTGGGGCCAGGGGGTGGGCCTACAGAATGTGGGTGGGACGGCGGTGGGCTGGGATGGAGGGTCCTGATGTCTCATGGCCCAAGGAATGGGGTAGGCTGCCTGGGAGAGAGTGAGCACCCTATCCTGGGGATATGTAAGCAGGACATGGCATTGGGGGAAGGGTTGGACAGAATGCGCCTCAGGTCCTAAGCCAGGCCGGAACCCGGGGCTCTGAGTCTCATTCTGGAGCGAGCTGGCCTTTGTGCCCCGCCCTGTGGCCCCAGCCAAGTGAGGCCAGCTCTGGGCCGCAGCTGCTGCCGACAGATGCCGCCACTTCCTGTGGGATTAAGCGCCGGgcactgggggtggggtgagtcACAGCTCTGTTCTCAGAGGGAGGCTCAGGAATGAGGGAAAAGCTGAGTCCTGGGCCAGGAAGGGGTGACTGCAGCTCTCCAGGGGAAGGGGGATGAGGTAAGGCCTAGATCTATGCTTCTGGACTATTGTCCCCAAAGCTCAGGTGTCTCCACCCTACTCATTCCCCCATAAAGTCTCCCAGCTGGGATCATCTTCCCAGGACAATATGTTGGGATGGGGCCTATCCCCTGTCTCAGGGACACTGTGATGGATCCCTGACCCCAGCTGAGctctgggggcaggggagagtcCCACAGTTCTCCGTCAAAGCTGAGCACCAGCCTCTAGAAGTCTTCTGCAGGGGCTAGGATCCCTCTCTAGGGAGAAAGGCAGGGGCATCTCTGCCACCTGTCAGCCCCGCATATAGGCCACCTGCTGTTGAGGCTGGGCCCTCCTGCTCTGCCACCCAGGACACCTGGGCAGGGGGTGGGCTCCATGTTAAAGGTGGATTTCCATGCCAAAGCATCAACTGACTGGGGTGTAAAGGGCATGCCTTGGTTTTCTGCAGGTGTCCACCCTGTGTCTAGGCCCCGTGCCCAGCCCCTGTGCCCTGCAGTGCTAGGGGTGGGGAGGATCCGAAGGGCCTGACCTTGCCAGTTCTGTCAGTAGGCAGGTTGTGGGGcaggcagggaagaagggcaagCAGTCCTCCTGGGGGATGAGTCTGCGGGACAGTCCTGGCAGAGGGGCTGCATGGCAGAGGCTCAGGATGAGTGGTCCACCAGCCCTGGCTGCAGTGATTCTCAGGCAGGGCCTCTAGGCCATCATGGCCTGATTCTTGGGGTGCTAGGGAGTGAAGGAGAGTTCTAGGCAGTGAACACCCTGCTCAGACTTCCATTTGGAAAGGAGGGTATGGCTATAGGGAGGCAAGACTGGAGGGGGTGCTGAGAAGAGGTCAAAGCACCTGTTCCTGTAGGCCTGACAGGGGGCTGGACAGACAGCCCACCCACATGTAGCAGGGCCCATGTGTATCTTCCTGTTTATGGCCCCAGAGATGAGCCAGGCCACTCACCTGCCAATCGATGTGTGACAAGGCCAGGGCTCCCAACTAGGGTTGTGATTGCGTGAGATTCAGCACTGGGTGACTTGGCTGGGCATATTCCTCTTGGCCTGGACCAAAGGCTGGGCCTGTCTCCTTTGTAAGTGTAGGAAATGGGACTGGATACCCCACTGACCTATCCCTTCCATCAAAGGCACAGCCGGAAACAGACCATCAGGAAGGGGTCTTTGGGAGAAAAGGGTGGGAGGGTGAGGAAGCAGCTAGGGCAGGAGTCAGTCTGGGTGGGTCCCGCCTCCTGGGTGTGGGGATGAGAGGCCCTCACTCTGCTCTCCGTGTGTCAGCACATCTCTGGGGGCAGACCTCACCCCAGAGGCCTCTGGCTGGCCTTGGCCTATGCCACCAACATCTCGGGTGAGCCAGGGCTCCCTCACCACCGGATAACTCCCCAGACACCCTttgcttctcctcctccccacatgTATTCTGGGCCTGCCCCCTCCTAATCTGAAATCCAGCCTGGCACTCCTGGCACCCTGTCCTTGAAGCCAGCCATCACCACCATGGCCCTCTGCCATCCCAGTCTAAGCTGCTACCCTCACCTGGTGTCTGTCTCTCTTGGCTTCCAGCAGCTCCTTCTGGCCACTGCCCAGTGAGGGAGAGGACTTCATTTCACCCTTCTTCAGCCTGGATGCCTGGGCATGGGACCCCcctgccaccccaccccaggccaggccaCCTTGGCATATGCTTATGTCAGCCCAGAACTTGCATCCTGCAGGTGCCCGGTGGGGAATGCTCACAGCCCAGGCTGCACTAGGCCTACTAGGTCTGTCCCCTCCTCCCAGGCAGCCTAGGCCCTGGGTGTGGGCAGAAGTCTGGCTGGGTCTAGTAAAAGTGGGGACAGAGGCCTGCCCAAGGTATCTGTGCTGCAGCATGGCCTGCCACAGATGTACTGGCTTCAAACAACATCCTTTGACAGTCTCACAGTTTCTGGGGACTGGCGGTCTGCATGTGAGTGGGGTCCCCTGCCTGGGCCTTTCCAGGTTGTCATCAGGATATCAGCCATCTCAGCCAGGATGGGGGTCACCTTCCCAACTCACATAGCCACAAACAGTGGTTTCACTGAATGTTGGCCAGGGCCACTCACACCTCCTGGAGGCTGCCTGCAGACCCTCCCCTAGGGCCTTCCCAGCTTGGAGGGTCGCTCCATCTGCAGGCCTCACAGGATGGCCTGTCTCTGAGCTCCTCCTCTCTCTTGAGAGCTTGCCTAGCTGGGTCAGGTCCACCCAGGAGGCTCTGCTCTCCCTTTCAGTTAACTCTAATGACCAGGgtccttaatcacatctgcaaaactCTCCCTAGTCCAACATAATCAAATCCAGAAGGAATACGCCCCCATGTCCACAAGTACCCCTGCTCAAGGGGAATCTGGTATGGTATAGGGTGTCCCAGAGTCCTGCCCACCAGAGGGCTGGCAGCAGTGGCGTGGAGGGGGTTGGAGGGCTATGGAAGGGGCAGGGTAGCTGGCAGAGCTACCATGGGTGGCTCAACAGATACTGTCTCTACCTATAGGTCAGGAGTGGGACTGACTGGCTCCAGACAGACCATGTTCTACGCAGAGGTGACAGATGCCCAGCGTAGTGGCCcaggtgggggcctggcagagGAGGGTGAGCTCATCGAGGTTGTGCACCTGCCCATGGGTGGTGCCCAGGCCTTTGCGGATGACCCAGACATCCCCAAGACTCTTGGCGTTATCTTTGGTATCTCTTGGTTCCTCAGCCAGGTGGCTCCCTGCCTGGGTTCCCACTCGACCACCACCCTGCAGACCCAATAAAAGTGTGCCCAGATCCTGTCTCTGCACTGGCTGTGACTGTGACTGGGGACTGGAGAGGACCGGGGTAGGGCAGGGGCAGCAGCTCTTCCCTGAGAGGAGCCTGGCGTGTGGGGGATAGTCAGCTCTGTGGTGCTCTAGCTCTCCAGCAGAAGCTTCTCCCCACAGGAAACTAAGCTGTCTGGGGGTGGTGGGGATCCAAGAGACCGCAGCCAGGCTGGGCCTCCTGTCATGGCAAGGAGGGGTGGGGCCCAGGCTCAGCCAGGCCAGGTGCTCAGGGAGGACAGCACGACAGGCCTGGGGTGGGCCTGCTGGTCACTGGGTTCTGGAATGAGCCGTCCCCAGGAGCAGTGGCAGAAACCTCCCTTGTGAATGAAGAGAAGGTGCAGATAGCTCTACAGACTGCACATTGCAGAGTATGCATCCTACCCCTGGGGCAAGAGGGGGTCTTCTCTAGGATCCTGGACTAAGGCTGTCTAGGCCCTAGGAGTCTGTGAGGGGCCCTTAGCAGCCTTGCCCCAAGAGGAGGGGTGGTGGCACATGGTGGAGACACAGGGCCATTCTCGACATGGGCATGTTACTGGTACCAGCCCCAGCTGTGCTCCAGGCACTATGAGGACTGCCTCAGGACCCCTGACTGGGGATCAGCTAGCCTGTGTGTGATGTGCCATCAAGCCCTGGAGCACCCTGCCTAGCATACCCCTAGCCTTGCCCTCTGGACTGTTCCTGACCCTTGGGCTGTACAAGATGAATGCAGCTTAGTGCTGCCCTGCAGGCCCCCAGAGCCCCTAGGGTGGCAGGGGCCATGCTACCTCTGGCTCCTGCTGGGATGGTGGAGGGGCTCCTGGTGCTGGACTGAGGTCTTCCTGCCCTTCTGTCCCCCCAACACCACACCTAAGCTGAACCCACACAGGCGCTTTGTGTGACAAAGCACGAggccccctcccctcctgctgGGCATGTCCCTCTCGCCTTCTAAGGGCAGGTGTGGCCACCTTCCTGACCTTGAACCTCTCCTGGACAAGCATTAGGTCCGGGCTGTGGCTcctgggagaaagaaagaaaagggaccCTGAGAGGGAGGGGTCTTTTGTGTCCTGCAGATGGCACCCTGGGCAAGGAGGCAGGGACTTCCGCTTGGTATTCGCCCAGTGGGTGGCTTGGCACTCTGGCTGCCTGAGAAGACCGTGGTCCAGAGGCCCAAGAAGGCAGCACCACCTGTATGCAAATGCTGGCTATGGTTGAGGTGGGGCCTGTGAGCACCAAGCCAGACCAGCGATGGGGCTGCTGGGGAGAGGCCCTCAGGTGTGTGGGGTGTCCAAGGGCTGGGCTGCGGCAGGGTCCTGGCCAGCCCCAGCAGGACATTCACAGGACAGGCTTCATGAGACAGGGGTTCTAGTAGCCCACTGCCACCCCACTTTGCTTCCCAGGCTTGCAGCCCACATGATGCCTGTCTCAAGTGCCCCTGACCCCCAGGCTGGCCTACAGCTGCTGCCTACTGCCTCAGAGGGACTGATGTGGGCTCAGGGGGCAGGGCTCTGTGTGGGTAGGGACAGGGCACCTGCATTGGGTGCAGTCCAGCCCTTCACTCTGCTCTGCAGCCCAATGAGCGGTCAGCAGGCTGCTGCAGGCCTAATGGAGCTGGCATTGATTTCCCGACATGCAGGGGGTGGCGTAGGGGGACTGTAACCGGAAACTCCCCTCCCTGTCTGCTATATTTAGCACCACAGGACAGGCGGAAGCACAGCTCACTCCTTGCCTAGTTGCTCTGTCCAAACCCCTGGTAGCCTGGTCCACTGCTGTTCTGCTGGAGTGCTCCCTCGTCAGGCTAAGTGGCCCCCGCAAGTGCCTTCTGCAACACATGCTGAACACCAGCCCCTCAGAGCGTGCAAATCCTGGTGTTAGGGGGCTCAGAGAGGCAGCAGggggcaggtggggctgggaggcTGATGGGTGCTCTGACCCCTGGGCCCCAGGACAATGACCAAGGGGCCCTTCCTGAAGAGGCAGGGTAGCCTGGCTTGGTGGGAATGGAAACTGGACCCCAGCCCTAACCAGCAAAGTCAGCATCAGGGGGCAGATGAGTTCTTTGAAATTGTGGGTCCAGGGGCTTCCACCCCTGCCTCTGGGGACTCACCTTCAGGTCCAGCATCCCTGGCACTTATGGCCCAAGGACTGCAGAAATGCTTAAAGGAAGCGGACTCTAGGAGGGAAAGGTCTACCTCTTCAGTGTCTCCAACACCCAGCTCTTCTCAGAGGGCAAGTGTGGCCACCATCCTGACCTGGACGTCAGTAGGTCCAGGTTGTGCTggtaggaaggaggaaggggcctTGAGAGGGAGGGGGCTTTTGTGCTCCTGGGATGATGCCCTGGGCCTTGCCCCCAGGTCTCACACCCAAAAGGCCTGGAGGTAGGCAGATGGGGCCAGACCACCATCTCCCCAGCCTTGTAGGGCTCAGGAAGGCAGCAAGCCCGAGCAGGGTGAGCCTGAGTCTCTGGAGCCTGGCTGTGCCTCCAAAGTTCCCTAGGCTGGGTGGCTCCAGGCTGAGAGGCTCTCAGCAGAAGAACCTCAAGGAACAGGCCACATGTAAGCCACTATCAGTCAGCTGCACTGCTGAACGCACCCCTGCAGCTGGCCAAGAGCAGGAAGCTGGGAGGTGGACATAGATTGTTCCCTGGGTTCCGTCTCTTCTGATGGAATTCCCCCTCTTCAGCCTTTCCCTACATCGCTCCAagccctcttctccctccccacagCCAGGGTCTTTGTGAGGACAATGTCACCATGAAGTCCACCTGGCATGGTGGCTTTCATGACCTCCTGCCAGTCTTAACAGCAAGACTCTAGTCTCATCACCAGCCCCTAAGGGCCACTGCAACCTCTCACATGCCCTTACTGGGGTCATGCTCCTCTGTCCCCAGGGCCCTGACAGGTGCTCTGCCCAGCTCTCACCTGGCTGACCTATGGCATCGTTAGGGTCTTAGCATAGCCCCTACCCCAGGCTTTGTCCTCATGTGCATTTGTCTTAGAGTCTATTACTGGAGGCACCAGTACACTCTGGGTAGTGGGGTAGTTGAGGACAGGCGGGGATGgagcttcagcctctggagtgggTCCTGACATGGTCCAGAGCACCCTCCCTGGGGACCCCCAGGCTAAAGCTAAGGAGAGGAGGCGTCTCCACAGGGAGTCCCGCTTTGCAGGCAGGCTCTGAACACTGTTCAATCCTCATACTTGATGTGTGTGGGGGGTCTGCATGTGGTTGTGCCCACCTTGTGTCTTAACCCCCACTCAGCCTGTCTCCAGATCCCGTGGGGCTCAGGCAGTGGTGGTCCTTCTGAGTGAGCAGAGTCACCGAGGTGGTTCTAGGGGACTCACCTCCAGCTGATCTGCAAGCCTTCGTTCTGAGGAAATGCAGGGGAATGGGTGAGGCAAGTGACCTCTGTGGGGGGCAGGCCGCACTGGCACATTCTGGGGAGAGAGGATAGTGCCTCTGTGTCTGCATACCTcttgccccacccccagctcttgAACATGGCTAGCATGCCTGTGCCTCCAAAGTTCTCTTCTTCCAGGAAGTCCTCCAGTGCCCCACCCAGCCACGCCCCAGTCCCACAGTGGCAGTGACCTGCTCTAGGCAGTGGGCTGCACTACTACCATCCAGTCCAGGCCTTGGACAGATTTGTCAGGGGAGTCAGGGGATGAAAGACAGCTCAGTTGGGGTGGGGAGGACCCCTTTGGGTCATATAGAGGTCTCTTAACCACCAACATGACTACCAGCGCTGCTCAGTTGAGAGGAGGGCTCCACAGAGGGGCAGTGAGGTCACCCAGAAAGAAAGCAATGAGGTGATTAGAGGGGTGGGGTTTGGGGGCCTGGTGACCATGGCAACAGGAGGAGGATCCTCTCTGGGCAGCTCTCAGGACATGCACTAACAGCCTTTGTCCCCATGTTTCCCATCCCTTGCTCTCCAAGACCAGACCTGTGGCCTGGGCATTCCTCGAAAACACAGCCTGGAGACCTTCACGCAGCGCCAAGCTTGGCACACAGCGTGCACGGAGGAGCATTTGTTGAGTGGCTGCTCGACCAGCGCGCTTTGctgaggagagggcaggggcGTGCGGGGCTCAGGCCCCGGCACTGGAGGGGAGCAGCGCCCCCTGCAGCCGCGTGGAGGCGACAGGAGCGTCGCAGACCGGGGAAGAGTCCCTGAAGAATGGGGGACGTCGTAGGGGGGCTGAGTCCCGCTTGAGTGTCATCACTGCGTCCTCCCCGCATAGGGGCCGAGTCCTGATTTGTGTCGGAGGCCGCATTGCCTCACGGACATCGAGAGCGTGGCGGCGGCGCACTGATGGGAGGGGACCATAGCGGTGACCTCGGGGGCGCCCCAACCCCCTGGGCTCCTGACACCCGGCGGGAACTCGGGTGGAGAAAGGGAGGCCGCTAAGCCGCACCGGCCCCCGCCTCACTGGTGTCGAGCGAAGGTGTTAAGGGAGCCCTGCGCCCTAGCCGCCCTGCGAGGCACCGGCCGGGTCCGGACGCTGGCAGGCAGCGCCCTCCGCCGCCTTTAAAGCCGGGGGCACCCCTGGccccccccagccccaccccgcGGCGCGGTCCCGCCCCCTCATGCATATGCAGGTGCGCGGGTGACGAATGGGCGAGCGAGCTGTCAGTCTCGTCCCGAACTTGTTGGCTGCGGTGCTGGGAACGCCGGCGCGCAGAGCTGAGGCCGGGacccgccgccgccgctgccgccgccgccgccaccgctgCCGGGTGGGAGCCAGGCCCGGCCGCCGGAGAGCGGCCGCCAGCCAGCCGGAGCCGCCGCCGCCCCTGCACACTCGCCACCCAGGTCCGCGCGCCGCGCCGCGGCGCTGCGCTCGACCccgcccgcgccgccgccgcctcctctgCCACTGCCGCTGCTGGCGTTCAGAGGGCCGGCAGGCGGGCGCTGGGAGGCCGGCGCGGCGACCCGGAGCCgggcgcgggcggcggcggcggcggcggcagcggcagcggcggcggggCCGGGCGGGCGGGGTCGGGGCAGCGATGCAGGCACGGGGCTGGGGTCTCCAGTCCGGGCGGCTGTTGCTGCTACTGGCGCTCTGGGTCCAGGTGAGCTGGGCGCCGCGGCGGTGGCGGCGGGGGGCGGGGGAGACGCGGGCAAGGAGCACCGGGCGGCCCCTCGGGGCCAGGAGAGTACCGCCTGCGGCAGCCGCCGCTCTGGAGCTCTCGAGGCTGCGCGCCGCGGCGGGGGGGTGGTTCggctgggtgggggctgggtgggtGGGCCTGTCCCCCACCATCCCGGGCGCCCAGCCCGCAGACCCCGGCCCGCCCTCCCTCCGCTCTCCTGATGCCTTATTTTTAGGCGGCGCAGCCCATGGGCTATTTCGAGCTGCAGCTGAGCGCGCTGCGGAACGTGAACGGGGAGCTGCTGAGCGGCGCCTGCT is drawn from Nycticebus coucang isolate mNycCou1 chromosome 6, mNycCou1.pri, whole genome shotgun sequence and contains these coding sequences:
- the NUDT14 gene encoding uridine diphosphate glucose pyrophosphatase NUDT14 isoform X1; translated protein: MERIEGAAVGRCATSPYLRPLTLHYRQNGAQKSWDFMKTHDSVAILLFNSSQRSLVLVKQFRPAVYAGEVERRFPGSLAAADQDGPQELQPALPGSAGVTFELCAGLVDQPGCSLEEVACKEAWEECGYHLAPSDLRRVATYRSGVGLTGSRQTMFYAEVTDAQRSGPGGGLAEEGELIEVVHLPMGGAQAFADDPDIPKTLGVIFGISWFLSQVAPCLGSHSTTTLQTQ
- the NUDT14 gene encoding uridine diphosphate glucose pyrophosphatase NUDT14 isoform X2, yielding MKTHDSVAILLFNSSQRSLVLVKQFRPAVYAGEVERRFPGSLAAADQDGPQELQPALPGSAGVTFELCAGLVDQPGCSLEEVACKEAWEECGYHLAPSDLRRVATYRSGVGLTGSRQTMFYAEVTDAQRSGPGGGLAEEGELIEVVHLPMGGAQAFADDPDIPKTLGVIFGISWFLSQVAPCLGSHSTTTLQTQ